The sequence GCCCAGGCCACATGGGCCAGGTCGGCCGGGCAGAGTTCGGCGGCCTTCCGGCCGCTGGGAAAGCTGATCTCCGCGGTCTGGACCCAAGGGGGTACGCCCCGGGCCGGCACCCGCTTCTGGAAGAACATCTCCCCCTCGATGCCCTCGGGGAAACGCTGCAACGTGGTGGGCCGGTCGCGCAGTGCGCGCATGATCCCCTCGCCCACGGACAGGTAGTAGTGGAAGACGTCCGCCTTGGTGAAGCCGCGCTGCGGGAAGATCACCCGATCCGGGCTGCTCAGCCGTACGGTGTGCCCGGCGACCTCGATCTCCTCGGCCGCGGCCTTCGTCGCACCCATTGGGCGACCATATGCGATGCCACCGACGCCCGGCGTACCGTTGACCGGTGAGTCTTTCCGAGAGCGAACTGCCCCGTACCGAGGAAGAGTGGCGGGTCCGGCTGAGCCCCGAGGAGTTCCGGGTGCTCCGCGAGCACGGCACCGAGCGGCCGTGGACCGGCGAGTACGTCGAGACCAAGACCCCCGGCGTCTACCACTGCCGGGCCTGCGGGGCGGAGCTGTTCCGCAGTGAGGACAAGTTCGACTCGCACTGCGGCTGGCCGAGCTTCGACGACGCCATCCCGGGCGCGGTGAAGGAGCTTCCCGACAACACCCTCGGCATGCGGCGTACGGAGATCCGGTGCGCCCGGTGCGACAGCCACCTGGGGCACGTCTTCGAGGGTGAGCGCTTCACCCCGAAGGACACCCGGCACTGCGTGAACTCGATCTCCATCCGGCTCGAGCCGAAGCAGGGCTGACGCCTCCGACCCGGCGACCCGCAGCCGGGCCGGTCAGAGCAGCAGCCGGCAACCCTGCTCGTCGATCGCGTCGGCGGTGTCGTCGTCCAGCCACACCCCGCCGGTGGCCAGGTAACGGAAGCGGTGCTCGCCGGGGCCGAGCTTGACCGTCACCGTCCGGGTGCCGTCGCGGCGGGGCACCAGCTCGTGCCGGCCGGGCTCCCAGTCGTTGAAGCAGCCGACCACGCTCACCGTGCCCGACGGGGTGTCCCGGGGGAGGCAGAAGGTGACCCGGGTCTGGTTGCCGAAGAGCTTGTTGCGCTTGATCACATGGTCCTCCAAGGGGTGCCGGGGCGGTCACCCGGTCTAACGGCCGACACGCCGGGGGCGACTCGCCGTCGAGCCGAGCCGGATTTCCCGGTTCCGGTTGCCCGGATCTGTCGACTGCTCGACGCTGGGGTGACGTGTCCGTATCGGGGGGATTTGTGATGGCAACCTGCGAGGTATGCGGTAACGATTACTGGGGGGCGTTCGAGGTCCGTACGGCCAGCGGGGCGGTGCACACCTTCGACTGTTTCGAGTGCGCCATCCATCGCATGGCACCGATCTGTGAGCACTGCGAGACCAAGATCGTCGGCCACGGCGTGGAGGTGTCCGGCCGCTTCTTCTGCTGCGCCCACTGCGCCCGTGCGGTGGAGGGCGCCCAGGGCGCCGAGGTCCGCGACGCGGTGGGCGCCCGGCCTGCCTGATCCCGTCAAGATCCGGAGTGTCCCGCGCCCAAAAGCGACACACGCCTGAAGTGCGGGTGCCGGGACCACTCCCGGCCGGGCCAGCCGGGGCCGCGAGGCCGACGCGACCTAACATCGCGGGATGCCCATCGAGTCGCACGTCGCGAGCTTCGCCGAGCTGGACGCCCGCACCTTCCACGACCTGCTCCGGCTGCGCATCGACACGTTCGTGGTGGAGCAGTCCTGCCCGTACCCGGAGCTGGACGGCCGGGACGTCGAACCCGGCACCCGGCACCTCTGGCTGACCCGCGACGGCGGCGTGGTGGCGTACCTGCGGATCCTGGCCGACCCGGGCGGCGTGGCCCGGATCGGCCGAGTGGTGGTGGCACCGGCGGCCCGCGGCGCGGGCCTGGCCGGCCGGCTGATGACGGAGGCGCTGACCCTGATCGGCGACGGACCGTGCGTGCTGGAAGCGCAGAGCCACCTGGCCGGCTTCTACGCCGGCCACGGCTTCACGCAGTGCGGCCCCGGCTACGTCGAGGACGGCATCCCGCACACCCCGATGCGGCGGCTCACACCAGGCAGGTGACGATGTCGGCGATGGAGCGGCGGCGGCCGGTGTAGAAGGGGACCTCCTCGCGGACGTGCCGGCGGGCCCGGGAGGCCCGCAGGTCGCGCATCAGGTCGACGATCCGGTGCAGCTCGTCGGCCTCGAAGGCGAGCATCCACTCGTAGTCGCCGAGCGCGAAGGAGGCCACGGTGTTGGCCCGCACGTCCGGGTAGCCGCGGGCCATCTTGCCGTGCTCGGCCAGCATCTCGCGCCGCTCGGCGTCGGGCAGCAGGTACCACTCGTACGAGCGGACGAACGGGTAGACGCAGACGTAGGCCCGAGGCGTCTCGTCGGCCAGGAACGCCGGGATGTGGCTCTTGTTGAACTCGGCCGGCCGGTGCAGCGCCATCTGCGACCAGACCGGGGTGAGCGCCCGGCCCAGCGTGGTCCGGCGGAACCGCAGGTACGCGTCCTGGAGCGCGTCGCTGGACGAGGAGTGCCACCAGATCATCAGGTCCGCGTCGGCGCGCAGGCCGGCCACGTCGTACGTGCCGCGGATGGTCACGTCCTTGCCGGCCAACTCCTCGAAGAGCGCCTCGACCTCGTCGACGACGTTCTCGCGCAGGGACGGGAGGGGGCTGGTCGCCCGGTACACCGACCACATCGTGTAGCGGATGGTCTCGTTGAGCTCCCGCAGCCGGGCCGCGTTGGTCTGCTCGGTCATGGTGCCGATCCTCCCAGTGCTGTGATGATCTCTTCGGCCGCCGTCTCGCCGGAGCGGACGCAGACCGGAATGCCGACGCCGTCGTAGCCGGCCCCGGCCAGGGCCAGCGTCGGGTGGGCGGCGCGCAGCGCCGCCCGGGCCGCCGCCACCCGCCCGCCGTGGCCGGGGGTGTACTGCGGCAGGGCCCCACCCCAGCGTTGCACGTGCCGGGCGACCGGGGCGGGCATCGACGTGCCCAGCACCTTCGACAGCTCCCGGTGCACCGTGGCGACCAGGTCGTCGTCGGTGAGCTGGAGCGACGTCTCCTCCCCGTACCGGCCGACCGAGGCGCGGACCAGGGCCAGCCCGTCCGCCCGGCGCAGGTGCCCCCACTTGGTGGTGAAGAAGGTGGCCGCCTTGATCAGCAGCCCCTCGGTGGCCGGCACCAGGAAACCGGAGAGCTCCGGCAGCTCCGGCTCCGGCAGGGCCATGGTGACCAGCGCGACGCTGGCGTAGTCCAGCTCGCCGACGGCGGCGGCCACCTCGGGTGCCGGGCCCGCGAGCAGCCGGGCGGCCGGGCGGGCCGGCACGGCCAGCACCACGGCGTCGACGTCGACGTGTTGAGGTTCCCGGGTCGGGCCGACGGTGAGCCGCCACCCGGCCGGGGTGCGCGCCAGCTCGCGGACCGCCGCGTCCCGGCGGATCGTCGCACCACTGCACCGCGCCGCGGCTTCGACCAGGGTGCTCAGCCCGCCGGCCAGGGTGCCGAAGACCGGCGCGCCGGGGGCGCGGGGCGCGGCGGCCTGCGCGGCCCGGACCGCACCGACCAGGGTGTGCTCGACCCGGGCCGCCCGCGCGAGGGCCGGCATGGTGGTGACCAGGGAGAGATCGTCGGCCCGGCCGGCGTACACGCCGCCGAGCATCGGATCGACGAGCCGCTCCACCACCTCGTCGCCGAAGCGCGCGCGGACCAGTGCGCCGACCGGCACGTCGGCGTCCGGGTCGAGCAGCGGACGGCCGCCGTCGCGGTCGGCGTCCGCCGCCGGCCGCGCCACCGCCGCCACCTTCTCCAGGTCGCCGGGTACGCCGACCAGGGTGCCGCCCGGCACCGGGCGCAGCCCGCCGTCGACGACGAGCGCGGCCTGCCCGACGGTCGGGTGCACGAGGCGGTCGACCAGGCCGAGCCGGTGGACCAGGCTGAGGGCGGCCGACTCCCCGCCGGCCGGGTCACGCATCAGGAACGACTCGGCGCCGAACTCGACGGGCTGCCCGGCCAGCTCACCGGTGTGCAGCTTGCCGCCGAGACGGCCGGACTGCTCGTACACGGTGATCTCGGTGCCGGCGGGGGCGCGGTCGCGCAACCGGACGGCGGCGGCCAGCCCGGTGATGCCCCCACCGACGATCGCCACCCGGCACGGTCGCGCCACGGTCCCTCCCCTACTCGACGGGCCGCGCGGACAGCTCGTGCACCAGCGCGACCACCCGGGTCAGCACGTCGGGGTCGGTCTCCGGCAGGACGCCGTGGCCGAGGTTGAACACGTGACCGGGGGCGGCCCGGCCCTCGTCGAGGATCCGGCGCACCTCGGCCTCCACCACGGACCACGGGGCGAACAGCACAGCCGGGTCGAGGTTG comes from Micromonospora viridifaciens and encodes:
- a CDS encoding isoamylase early set domain-containing protein gives rise to the protein MIKRNKLFGNQTRVTFCLPRDTPSGTVSVVGCFNDWEPGRHELVPRRDGTRTVTVKLGPGEHRFRYLATGGVWLDDDTADAIDEQGCRLLL
- a CDS encoding GNAT family N-acetyltransferase yields the protein MPIESHVASFAELDARTFHDLLRLRIDTFVVEQSCPYPELDGRDVEPGTRHLWLTRDGGVVAYLRILADPGGVARIGRVVVAPAARGAGLAGRLMTEALTLIGDGPCVLEAQSHLAGFYAGHGFTQCGPGYVEDGIPHTPMRRLTPGR
- a CDS encoding Prokaryotic metallothionein; translated protein: MATCEVCGNDYWGAFEVRTASGAVHTFDCFECAIHRMAPICEHCETKIVGHGVEVSGRFFCCAHCARAVEGAQGAEVRDAVGARPA
- the hemQ gene encoding hydrogen peroxide-dependent heme synthase, which translates into the protein MTEQTNAARLRELNETIRYTMWSVYRATSPLPSLRENVVDEVEALFEELAGKDVTIRGTYDVAGLRADADLMIWWHSSSSDALQDAYLRFRRTTLGRALTPVWSQMALHRPAEFNKSHIPAFLADETPRAYVCVYPFVRSYEWYLLPDAERREMLAEHGKMARGYPDVRANTVASFALGDYEWMLAFEADELHRIVDLMRDLRASRARRHVREEVPFYTGRRRSIADIVTCLV
- the msrB gene encoding peptide-methionine (R)-S-oxide reductase MsrB, producing MSLSESELPRTEEEWRVRLSPEEFRVLREHGTERPWTGEYVETKTPGVYHCRACGAELFRSEDKFDSHCGWPSFDDAIPGAVKELPDNTLGMRRTEIRCARCDSHLGHVFEGERFTPKDTRHCVNSISIRLEPKQG
- the hemG gene encoding protoporphyrinogen oxidase — protein: MARPCRVAIVGGGITGLAAAVRLRDRAPAGTEITVYEQSGRLGGKLHTGELAGQPVEFGAESFLMRDPAGGESAALSLVHRLGLVDRLVHPTVGQAALVVDGGLRPVPGGTLVGVPGDLEKVAAVARPAADADRDGGRPLLDPDADVPVGALVRARFGDEVVERLVDPMLGGVYAGRADDLSLVTTMPALARAARVEHTLVGAVRAAQAAAPRAPGAPVFGTLAGGLSTLVEAAARCSGATIRRDAAVRELARTPAGWRLTVGPTREPQHVDVDAVVLAVPARPAARLLAGPAPEVAAAVGELDYASVALVTMALPEPELPELSGFLVPATEGLLIKAATFFTTKWGHLRRADGLALVRASVGRYGEETSLQLTDDDLVATVHRELSKVLGTSMPAPVARHVQRWGGALPQYTPGHGGRVAAARAALRAAHPTLALAGAGYDGVGIPVCVRSGETAAEEIITALGGSAP